A portion of the Phycodurus eques isolate BA_2022a chromosome 3, UOR_Pequ_1.1, whole genome shotgun sequence genome contains these proteins:
- the LOC133400247 gene encoding calcium-binding mitochondrial carrier protein SCaMC-2-A-like, which yields MLALCLYVPISNSDPVEVDYFESNGLPTELNSLFSKLSVVLPSQEFSTYQRWRKKTLRREPDVSDDQLDFEEFVHYLHDYEKDLKLVVKSLDRRNAGRVDTKEFIQALQDISVHVSHHLAEKALKSMDKNGIITISSKEWSKYSMVEETESIPEIILYWKRSTIFDVGENLMVPDDFSNEEKQSGMWWRHLVAGGGAGAVSRTCTAPLDRVKVMMQVYGSRSNNMCIMSGLTQMVKEGGVRSLWRGNGVNIIKIAPESALKFMAYEQIKHLIGSDKQTLNISERFVAGSLAGVIAQSAIYPMEVLKTRLALRKTGQYAGISDCAKQIFRREGLAAFYRGYMPNMLGIIPYAGIDLAVYETLKNSYLQQYGTASDPGILVLLACGTVSSTCGQLASYPLALVRTRMQAQAATGSGQQATMTALFHQILRAEGPTGLYRGLAPNFLKVIPAVSISYVVYEHMKTQLGVTSR from the exons ATGCTCGCCCTGTGCCTTTACGTCCCCATCTCCAACTCCGACCCGGTGGAAGTGGACTACTTCGAGTCCAACGGGCTTCCCACCGAGCTCAATTCGCTCTTCAGCAAACTGAGCGTGGTCCTGCCGTCTCAGGAGTTTTCCACCTATCAACGATGGCGAAAA AAAACCCTAAGGAGGGAGCCCGACGTGTCTGACGACCAGCTGGACTTTGAGGAGTTTGTGCACTACCTGCACGACTATGAGAAAGACCTGAAGCTGGTGGTCAAGAGTCTGGACAGGAGAAATGCAG GCCGAGTGGACACAAAGGAGTTCATCCAGGCTCTCCAGGACATCAGCGTGCACGTTTCACATCATCTTGCCGAGAAAGCCCTTAAGAG TATGGACAAGAACGGCATTATAACCATCAGCAGTAAAGAATGGAGCAAGTACTCCATGGTGGAGGAGACGGAGAGCATTCCTGAGATCATCCTATATTGGAAGCGCTCTACG ATCTTCGACGTGGGCGAGAACCTGATGGTCCCTGATGACTTCAGCAACGAGGAGAAGCAAAGCGGCATGTGGTGGCGGCACCTggtggcaggaggcggggctgGTGCCGTATCCAGGACGTGCACGGCACCTCTGGACCGTGTCAAAGTCATGATGCAG GTGTACGGCTCCAGAAGCAACAACATGTGCATCATGAGCGGCCTGACGCAGATGGTCAAAGAGGGCGGCGTGCGCTCACTATGGCGAGGGAACGGCGTCAACATAATCAAGATCGCGCCCGAGTCGGCCCTCAAGTTCATGGCGTATGAGCAG ATCAAACACTTGATCGGCAGTGACAAGCAGACGCTGAACATCTCTGAGCGCTTCGTGGCCGGATCGCTGGCCGGGGTTATCGCCCAGAGCGCCATCTACCCCATGGAG GTGCTGAAAACACGGCTGGCTCTGAGAAAGACAGGCCAGTACGCTGGCATCTCCGACTGTGCCAAGCAGATCTTCCGGCGAGAAGGCCTGGCGGCGTTCTACAGGGGTTACATGCCCAACATGCTGGGTATCATTCCCTACGCCGGCATCGACCTGGCCGTGTATGAG ACCTTGAAGAACAGCTACCTGCAGCAGTACGGCACCGCCAGCGACCCTGGCATCTTGGTGCTGCTGGCGTGCGGCACAGTGTCCAGCACCTGCGGCCAGCTCGCCAGCTACCCGCTTGCTCTTGTGAGGACGCGCATGCAAGCGCAAG CTGCAACAGGCAGCGGCCAGCAGGCAACCATGACTGCGCTCTTCCATCAGATCCTGCGGGCCGAGGGTCCGACTGGCCTCTACCGGGGCCTGGCGCCCAACTTCCTGAAGGTCATCCCCGCCGTCAGCATCAGCTACGTGGTGTATGAGCACATGAAGACGCAGCTGGGCGTCACCTCGCGCTGA